The following coding sequences are from one Dermacentor silvarum isolate Dsil-2018 chromosome 4, BIME_Dsil_1.4, whole genome shotgun sequence window:
- the LOC125939617 gene encoding phospholipid-transporting ATPase ABCA3-like: MFVAYTRSGAVASAQYQARIGYCPQTDVALDLLTGREMLALYGRLRGIRECDLAAVIDRTLQFVDMMQYADVTTGKYSGGTRRKLSLAVAFVGNPSVVLLDEPTAAVDPQARRRIWNILTAVKQNLDLSILLTSHCMRECEALCSRVAILCQGRFACLGSTQQLKEDIGRGATILARCVPQDADSVCKALEERFPGAQLRRRHQRGALLRFHVTAQMWHKLFAGMEELRAEGLVSEYVVSDVSLTEVFLHFARREGKHISSRAASSPREASR, translated from the exons ATGTTCGTGGCTTACACGAGGAGTGGCGCCGTGGCGTCTGCGCAGTACCAGGCGCGGATCGGCTACTGCCCGCAGACGGACGTGGCCCTCGACCTGCTGACTGGGCGAGAAATGCTGGCGCTCTACGGCCGACTCCGGGGCATCCGGGAGTGTGACCTGGCTGCGGTCATCGACCGAACGCTGCAGTTCGTTGACATGATGCAGTACGCTGACGTCACCACAGGGAAATACAG CGGCGGCACGCGTCGCAAGCTTTCCCTGGCCGTGGCGTTCGTGGGTAACCCGAGCGTGGTGCTGCTGGACGAACCGACGGCCGCCGTCGAcccgcaggcgcgcaggcgcatcTGGAATATCCTCACGGCCGTCAAGCAGAACCTCGACCTCTCCATACTGCTCACCTCGCACTG CATGCGGGAATGTGAGGCCCTCTGCTCACGGGTGGCCATTCTGTGTCAGGGCCGCTTCGCGTGCCTCGGCTCCACGCAACAACTCAAGGAGGATATCGGCCGCGGAGCCACGATTCTCGCGCGATGCGTGCCTCAGGATGCAG ACTCCGTGTGTAAAGCGCTGGAGGAGCGCTTCCCGGGCGCGCAGCTTCGGCGACGTCACCAGCGCGGGGCCCTGCTTCGCTTCCACGTGACGGCGCAAATGTGGCACAAGCTATTCGCTGGCATGGAGGAGCTGCGCGCCGAAGGCCTCGTTTCCGAGTACGTGGTCAGCGACGTCAGCCTGACCGAAGTGTTCCTGCACTTCGCCCGACGAGAGGGCAAGCACATTTCCAGTCGTGCGGCGTCGTCTCCAAGAGAGGCGTCCCGTTAG